The following proteins are co-located in the Streptococcus anginosus genome:
- the dnaK gene encoding molecular chaperone DnaK, which produces MSKIIGIDLGTTNSAVAVLEGTESKIIANPEGNRTTPSVVSFKNGEIIVGDAAKRQAVTNPDTIISIKSKMGTSEKVSANGKEYTPQEISAMILQYLKGYAEDYLGEKVTKAVITVPAYFNDAQRQATKDAGKIAGLEVERIVNEPTAAALAYGLDKTDKEEKILVFDLGGGTFDVSILELGDGVFDVLATAGDNKLGGDDFDQKIIDHLVAEFKKENGIDLSTDKMALQRLKDAAEKAKKDLSGVTSTQISLPFITAGEAGPLHLEMTLTRAKFDDLTRELVDRTKEPVRRALSDAGLSLSEIDEVILVGGSTRIPAVVEAVKAETGKEPNKSVNPDEVVAMGAAIQGGVITGDVKDVVLLDVTPLSLGIETMGGVFTKLIDRNTTIPTSKSQVFSTAADNQPAVDIHVLQGERPMAADNKTLGRFQLTDIPAAPRGIPQIEVTFDIDKNGIVSVKAKDLGTQKEQHIVIQSNSGLTDEEIDRMMKDAEANAEADKKRKEEVDLRNEVDQAIFATEKTIKETEGKGFDAERDAAQAALDELKKAQENNNLDDMKSKLETLNEKAQALAVKLYEQAAAAQQAQAGAEGASQTNTGDNKGDDVVDGEFTEK; this is translated from the coding sequence ATGAGCAAAATTATTGGTATTGACTTAGGTACAACAAATTCAGCAGTTGCAGTTCTTGAAGGAACTGAAAGTAAAATTATTGCAAATCCAGAAGGTAACCGTACAACCCCGTCTGTTGTGTCTTTCAAAAACGGTGAAATCATCGTTGGTGACGCAGCAAAACGTCAAGCAGTGACAAACCCTGATACGATTATCTCCATTAAATCAAAAATGGGAACTTCTGAAAAAGTTTCAGCAAATGGAAAAGAATATACTCCACAAGAAATCTCAGCTATGATTCTTCAATACTTGAAAGGCTATGCTGAAGATTACCTTGGTGAAAAAGTAACCAAAGCAGTTATCACAGTTCCTGCTTACTTCAACGATGCGCAACGTCAAGCAACCAAAGACGCTGGTAAAATCGCTGGTCTTGAAGTAGAACGGATTGTCAACGAACCAACAGCAGCGGCCCTTGCTTATGGTTTGGACAAGACAGATAAAGAAGAAAAAATCTTGGTATTTGACCTTGGTGGTGGTACATTTGACGTGTCAATCCTTGAATTAGGCGACGGTGTCTTTGATGTATTAGCAACTGCAGGGGACAACAAACTCGGTGGTGACGACTTTGACCAAAAGATTATCGACCACTTGGTAGCTGAGTTCAAGAAAGAAAATGGTATTGACTTGTCAACTGACAAGATGGCTCTTCAACGTTTGAAAGATGCGGCTGAAAAAGCTAAGAAAGACCTTTCTGGTGTAACGTCTACTCAAATCAGCTTGCCATTCATCACTGCGGGAGAAGCTGGACCTCTCCACTTAGAAATGACCTTGACACGTGCGAAATTTGATGACTTGACTCGTGAGCTTGTGGATCGCACAAAAGAACCTGTTCGTCGTGCATTGTCTGACGCTGGTCTTAGCTTGTCAGAAATTGATGAAGTTATTCTTGTTGGTGGTTCAACACGTATCCCAGCCGTTGTGGAAGCAGTAAAAGCTGAAACTGGTAAAGAACCAAACAAATCTGTAAACCCTGACGAAGTGGTTGCTATGGGTGCTGCTATCCAAGGTGGTGTGATTACTGGTGATGTTAAAGACGTTGTCCTTTTGGACGTAACACCGTTATCACTTGGTATCGAAACTATGGGTGGTGTATTTACAAAACTTATTGACCGCAACACGACTATTCCGACTTCTAAGTCACAAGTCTTCTCAACTGCTGCTGATAACCAACCAGCTGTGGATATCCATGTTCTTCAAGGTGAACGCCCAATGGCAGCAGATAACAAGACACTTGGACGTTTCCAATTGACAGACATTCCTGCTGCACCTCGTGGTATCCCTCAAATTGAAGTAACATTTGATATTGACAAAAATGGTATCGTGTCTGTTAAGGCTAAAGACCTTGGTACGCAAAAAGAACAACATATCGTTATCCAATCGAACTCAGGTTTGACAGATGAAGAAATTGACCGCATGATGAAAGATGCAGAAGCAAACGCCGAAGCAGATAAAAAACGTAAAGAAGAAGTAGATCTTCGTAACGAAGTGGATCAAGCTATCTTTGCAACTGAAAAGACTATCAAAGAAACAGAAGGCAAAGGCTTTGATGCAGAACGTGACGCTGCTCAAGCTGCTCTTGATGAATTGAAAAAAGCCCAAGAAAACAACAACTTGGATGACATGAAATCAAAACTTGAAACACTCAATGAAAAAGCGCAAGCTCTCGCTGTGAAACTTTACGAACAAGCGGCTGCAGCCCAACAAGCTCAAGCAGGAGCAGAAGGTGCAAGCCAAACAAATACAGGCGACAACAAAGGTGATGATGTCGTAGACGGTGAGTTTACTGAGAAATAA
- the dnaJ gene encoding molecular chaperone DnaJ: MNNTEYYDRLGVSKNASQDEIKKAYRKLSKKYHPDINKEPGAEEKYKEVQEAYETLSDEQKRAAYDQYGAAGANGGFGGGAGGFGGFDGSSFGGFEDIFSSFFGGGGASRNPNAPRQGDDLQYRVNLKFEEAIFGTDKEIKYNREATCHTCHGSGAKPGTNPVTCSRCHGAGVINVDTQTPLGMMRRQVTCDVCHGRGQEIKDPCQTCHGTGHEKQAHSVHVKIPAGVETGQQVRLSGQGEAGFNGGPYGDLYVVVQVESSDKFERDGSTIYYKLNLNFVQAALGDSVEIPTVHGDVELTIPEGTQTGKRFRLRGKGAPSLRGGSMGDQYVTVNVVTPTGLNDKQKAALKEFAEAGDMKINPKKKGFFDKMKDAFEQ; encoded by the coding sequence ATGAACAATACAGAATATTATGACCGTCTAGGTGTCTCTAAGAATGCATCTCAGGATGAGATCAAGAAAGCCTATCGGAAATTATCAAAAAAATATCACCCAGACATCAATAAAGAACCGGGTGCTGAAGAGAAATACAAGGAAGTCCAAGAGGCCTATGAAACCTTGAGTGATGAGCAAAAACGAGCAGCCTATGACCAATATGGTGCTGCGGGTGCTAATGGAGGCTTCGGTGGTGGAGCTGGCGGTTTCGGTGGCTTTGATGGTTCTAGCTTTGGTGGCTTTGAAGATATTTTCTCTAGCTTCTTTGGTGGAGGCGGTGCAAGTCGCAATCCAAACGCACCTCGTCAAGGAGATGATTTGCAATATCGAGTCAACCTTAAGTTTGAAGAAGCCATTTTTGGCACAGACAAAGAAATTAAATACAATCGTGAGGCGACCTGTCATACTTGTCATGGCTCTGGTGCGAAACCAGGAACCAATCCAGTCACTTGTAGCCGCTGTCATGGGGCAGGCGTGATCAATGTGGATACACAAACACCTCTTGGAATGATGCGCCGTCAGGTGACCTGTGATGTCTGTCATGGACGTGGACAAGAAATCAAAGACCCTTGCCAAACTTGTCACGGAACAGGGCATGAAAAGCAAGCCCATAGTGTTCATGTTAAAATTCCAGCAGGTGTTGAAACTGGTCAACAAGTTCGCTTATCTGGGCAAGGTGAAGCTGGTTTCAATGGTGGACCTTATGGTGATTTGTATGTCGTCGTTCAGGTGGAATCAAGTGACAAGTTTGAACGGGATGGATCAACCATTTATTATAAGCTCAATCTCAATTTCGTTCAAGCAGCTTTAGGTGACAGCGTGGAAATACCAACCGTTCACGGTGATGTGGAATTAACCATTCCAGAAGGAACACAAACTGGCAAACGCTTCCGCCTGCGTGGAAAGGGAGCACCGAGCCTTCGTGGCGGCAGTATGGGAGACCAGTATGTCACAGTCAATGTTGTAACACCGACAGGACTTAACGACAAACAAAAAGCAGCGTTGAAAGAGTTCGCAGAAGCTGGTGATATGAAAATCAATCCAAAGAAAAAAGGTTTCTTTGATAAAATGAAAGATGCCTTTGAGCAATAA
- a CDS encoding NUDIX hydrolase — MTDITFCETKSRFRYKAAAVIIEEGALAFMTNPNEDYFYPLGGAVQLGETSEEAILREIKEETGQDYEIDRLLFIHENFFQQSSGKLAGLNCHEISFYYLMKSKGQQFPSFSAAETVEWIPLDRMDEYQAYPNFLAKLVSTQPTGIKRVITKDEKHTILSL; from the coding sequence ATGACTGATATTACTTTTTGCGAAACGAAATCTCGATTTCGTTACAAAGCTGCTGCCGTCATTATTGAAGAAGGCGCGCTTGCTTTTATGACCAATCCAAACGAGGATTATTTTTATCCTTTAGGTGGAGCTGTTCAGCTAGGAGAAACTTCAGAAGAAGCTATTCTTCGAGAAATTAAGGAAGAAACTGGACAGGACTACGAAATCGATCGATTGCTGTTCATTCACGAAAATTTTTTCCAACAAAGTTCTGGCAAATTAGCTGGTCTGAATTGCCATGAAATTTCCTTTTATTACTTGATGAAGTCAAAAGGCCAGCAGTTCCCAAGCTTTTCTGCTGCCGAAACAGTTGAATGGATTCCACTAGATCGAATGGATGAGTATCAAGCCTACCCAAATTTTCTAGCAAAACTTGTTTCCACACAACCAACTGGTATCAAGCGCGTCATCACCAAAGATGAAAAACACACAATTTTATCCTTATAA
- the truA gene encoding tRNA pseudouridine(38-40) synthase TruA: MTRYKAIISYDGHDFAGFQRQPHARSVQEEIEKTLTKINRGELVIIHGAGRTDSGVHALGQVIHFDLPQKRDEEKLRFALDTQTPEDIDFISVEEVNEDFHSRYWKHSKTYEFIVDVGRPKNPMMRHYATHFPYPLDISLIKNAIAKLEGTHDFTGFTASGTSVENKVRTITEARLDFDEKRNFLIFTFSGNGFLYKQIRNMVGTLLKIGNKRMPVEQIDRILTEKNRHLAGPTAAPNGLYLKEIRYEE, encoded by the coding sequence ATGACACGATATAAAGCGATTATTTCTTACGATGGTCATGACTTTGCTGGTTTTCAGCGGCAACCTCATGCTCGCAGCGTCCAAGAAGAGATTGAAAAGACTTTAACTAAAATCAACAGGGGAGAACTGGTAATCATTCATGGAGCTGGACGCACAGACAGCGGTGTTCATGCTTTGGGGCAGGTTATTCATTTTGATTTGCCACAAAAAAGAGATGAAGAAAAGTTGCGTTTTGCGCTTGATACGCAAACACCGGAGGACATTGATTTTATCAGTGTAGAAGAAGTAAATGAGGATTTTCATTCTAGATATTGGAAACATAGTAAGACCTATGAATTTATAGTAGATGTTGGACGCCCTAAAAATCCTATGATGCGCCATTATGCAACGCATTTTCCTTATCCTTTGGACATTTCTTTAATAAAAAATGCTATTGCAAAGCTCGAAGGAACTCACGATTTTACGGGTTTCACAGCTTCAGGGACTAGTGTGGAAAATAAAGTTCGGACGATTACAGAAGCACGCTTAGACTTTGATGAGAAACGTAATTTTCTGATTTTTACTTTTTCTGGCAATGGATTTTTATATAAGCAAATTCGCAATATGGTCGGTACTTTATTGAAAATTGGAAATAAACGAATGCCAGTTGAGCAAATTGATAGAATTTTAACAGAGAAAAATCGTCATTTGGCTGGACCAACAGCAGCACCAAACGGACTTTATCTAAAGGAGATACGATATGAAGAATAA
- a CDS encoding bifunctional hydroxymethylpyrimidine kinase/phosphomethylpyrimidine kinase produces MKNNFILAISGNDIFSGGGLHADLATYTVNQLHGFVAVTCLTAMTEQGFEVIPVDTTVFAQQLNSLKNVPFSAIKLGLLPNIKVADLALDFVKAHAEIPVVLDPVLVCKETHDVEVSALRDELIKFFPYTNIITPNLPEAELLAQKELRTLEDVKEAARHLHSLGAKSVVIKGGNRLDAQKAIDVFYDGEQFQILESPVLENNNTGAGCTFASSIASQLLLGKSTFEAVQNSKEFVYRAIQHSDQYGVVQYEKESDA; encoded by the coding sequence ATGAAGAATAACTTTATTTTAGCTATATCAGGAAATGATATTTTTAGTGGTGGCGGACTGCATGCTGATTTAGCAACCTACACGGTCAACCAACTGCATGGTTTTGTGGCGGTGACTTGCTTGACCGCTATGACAGAGCAAGGTTTTGAGGTTATTCCTGTAGACACGACCGTCTTTGCTCAGCAGCTCAATTCTCTCAAGAATGTGCCTTTCTCAGCCATTAAACTGGGGCTTTTGCCAAATATAAAAGTGGCAGATTTGGCTTTGGATTTTGTGAAAGCTCATGCAGAGATTCCTGTTGTGTTAGATCCTGTCTTGGTTTGCAAGGAAACCCATGATGTGGAGGTTTCGGCACTTCGAGATGAGCTCATCAAGTTTTTTCCTTATACAAACATTATCACGCCTAATTTACCAGAAGCTGAACTCTTGGCTCAAAAAGAGTTGCGAACATTGGAGGATGTCAAAGAAGCAGCTAGACATCTCCATTCTTTGGGGGCTAAATCCGTTGTTATCAAAGGAGGAAATCGCTTAGATGCTCAAAAAGCGATAGATGTTTTTTATGACGGCGAACAATTTCAAATTTTGGAATCACCTGTTTTAGAAAACAATAACACGGGCGCTGGCTGCACCTTTGCTTCCAGCATTGCCAGTCAGTTATTACTAGGAAAATCAACTTTTGAAGCAGTTCAAAACTCAAAAGAATTTGTTTACCGAGCTATCCAACATTCAGACCAATATGGAGTTGTTCAATATGAAAAAGAATCAGACGCATAA
- a CDS encoding ECF transporter S component produces the protein MKKNQTHKLVLLSMIAALTVVLGYYLKIPTPTGILTFLDAGIFFTAFYFGRKEGAIVGGLAGFLIDLISGYPQWMFFSLIFHGLQGYFAGFKGKSRYLGLVLATLVMVGGYALASTIMHGWGAAFPEIFPNFCQNTLGIVVGAILNKLLVDVLKK, from the coding sequence ATGAAAAAGAATCAGACGCATAAACTTGTCCTTTTATCCATGATTGCTGCGTTGACAGTTGTTTTGGGATATTATTTAAAAATTCCAACGCCAACGGGAATTTTAACTTTTCTTGATGCAGGAATTTTCTTTACCGCCTTTTATTTTGGTAGAAAAGAAGGAGCAATTGTTGGTGGTTTAGCCGGATTTCTTATTGATTTGATTTCGGGTTATCCGCAGTGGATGTTTTTTAGTTTGATTTTTCATGGTCTACAAGGCTATTTTGCTGGTTTTAAAGGGAAAAGTCGTTATCTTGGTTTAGTATTAGCGACGCTTGTTATGGTAGGAGGTTATGCTCTCGCTTCCACGATTATGCATGGTTGGGGAGCAGCTTTTCCAGAAATATTTCCTAACTTTTGCCAAAATACCTTAGGAATAGTTGTCGGGGCAATCTTAAATAAACTGTTAGTAGATGTTTTGAAAAAATAA
- a CDS encoding TIGR01440 family protein yields MDLQELKKQTQIILTDVLEKSALSSGDIFVLGLSSSEVIGGHIGKNSSQEVGEVIVKTMLELLSERGLYLAVQGCEHVNRALVVEKELAQKQNLEIVNVLPTLHAGGSGQLAAFKYMNNPVEVEFITAQAGMDVGDTAIGMHIKHVQIPVRPILRELGEAHVTALASRPKLIGGARAAYQKDKIRKA; encoded by the coding sequence ATGGATTTACAAGAATTGAAAAAACAAACACAAATCATTTTAACAGATGTTTTAGAAAAATCAGCCCTTTCTTCCGGTGATATTTTTGTACTGGGCTTGTCTTCCAGTGAGGTGATTGGAGGACATATTGGAAAAAATTCCAGCCAAGAAGTGGGAGAAGTTATTGTAAAAACTATGCTGGAGTTGTTATCCGAGCGCGGTCTTTATTTAGCTGTTCAAGGATGCGAACATGTGAATCGCGCTTTGGTCGTGGAGAAAGAATTAGCGCAAAAACAAAACCTGGAAATTGTCAATGTCTTGCCAACTCTTCATGCTGGTGGAAGTGGTCAATTAGCAGCTTTTAAATATATGAACAACCCAGTTGAAGTGGAATTTATTACGGCTCAAGCAGGGATGGACGTCGGAGATACGGCAATTGGTATGCATATTAAGCACGTCCAAATTCCAGTACGACCAATTTTACGAGAACTAGGAGAAGCGCATGTGACTGCGCTTGCCAGTCGTCCAAAGCTAATCGGTGGAGCGCGAGCTGCTTACCAAAAAGATAAAATTCGGAAAGCATAA
- the tig gene encoding trigger factor, with protein sequence MSVSFENKETNRGVLTFTISQEQIKPELDRVFNSVKKTLNVPGFRKGHLPRPVFNQKFGEEALYQDTLNALLPAAYEAAVKEAEIEVVAQPQFDVASMEKGQDWTITAEVVTKPEVKLGEYKNLEVSVDVSKEVSDADVDAKIERERNNLAELVLKEDKAANGDTVVIDFVGTVDGVEFDGGKGDNFSLELGSGQFIPGFEDQLVGHAAGETVEVNVTFPEDYQATDLAGKDAKFVTTIHEVKEKEVPELDDELAKDIDEDVETLDELKEKYRKELAKSKEIAFDDAVESAALDLAVENAEIVELPEEMVHEEVHRSVNEFLGNMQRQGISPDMYFQITGTTQEDLHKQHEADAEKRTKTNLVIEAVAKAEGFEASDEDIEAEIASLAADYNMEVERVRQLLSADMLKHDIVIKKAVELITSTAKVK encoded by the coding sequence ATGTCTGTATCATTTGAAAACAAAGAAACAAATCGCGGAGTTTTGACATTTACAATCAGTCAAGAACAAATCAAGCCAGAATTGGATCGCGTGTTTAACTCAGTTAAGAAAACTCTGAATGTACCAGGTTTCCGTAAAGGTCATCTTCCTCGTCCGGTGTTTAACCAAAAATTTGGGGAAGAAGCTCTTTACCAAGACACACTGAACGCCCTTCTCCCAGCTGCTTATGAAGCTGCTGTTAAAGAAGCAGAGATCGAAGTTGTTGCTCAACCACAATTTGATGTGGCGTCTATGGAAAAAGGTCAAGATTGGACCATTACTGCGGAAGTGGTTACAAAACCCGAAGTAAAATTAGGTGAGTATAAAAACTTAGAAGTATCTGTTGATGTCTCTAAAGAAGTATCTGATGCAGATGTAGATGCAAAAATTGAACGCGAACGCAACAATTTAGCAGAACTTGTATTAAAAGAAGACAAGGCTGCTAATGGTGATACAGTTGTGATTGATTTTGTTGGAACAGTTGACGGCGTTGAATTTGACGGTGGTAAAGGAGATAACTTCTCACTTGAACTTGGAAGCGGTCAATTCATTCCAGGTTTTGAGGATCAATTGGTTGGACATGCTGCTGGTGAAACAGTAGAAGTAAACGTGACATTCCCAGAAGACTATCAAGCAACAGACCTTGCAGGTAAAGATGCTAAGTTTGTTACAACCATTCATGAAGTCAAAGAAAAAGAAGTTCCAGAACTAGATGATGAACTAGCGAAAGACATTGATGAAGATGTTGAAACACTTGACGAATTAAAAGAAAAATACCGCAAAGAATTAGCTAAATCAAAAGAAATTGCTTTTGATGACGCAGTCGAATCTGCAGCGCTTGATCTTGCAGTAGAAAATGCAGAAATCGTTGAGTTGCCAGAAGAAATGGTTCACGAAGAAGTTCACCGCTCTGTAAATGAATTCCTTGGAAACATGCAACGTCAAGGTATTTCACCAGATATGTATTTCCAAATTACTGGTACAACGCAAGAAGATCTTCACAAGCAACATGAAGCTGATGCTGAAAAACGTACTAAGACAAACCTTGTGATTGAAGCTGTTGCGAAAGCAGAAGGATTTGAAGCAAGTGATGAAGATATTGAAGCAGAAATTGCTTCTCTTGCCGCTGATTACAATATGGAAGTAGAACGCGTTCGTCAACTTCTTTCAGCAGATATGTTGAAACATGATATTGTGATTAAAAAAGCCGTTGAATTGATTACAAGTACTGCAAAAGTAAAATAA
- the rpoE gene encoding DNA-directed RNA polymerase subunit delta: MELEVFAGQEKSELSMIEVARAILETRGRNHEMYFNDLVNEIQNYLEKSNSDIREALPLFYTELNVDGSFIPLGDNKWGLRSWYAIDEVDEEIITLEEDDEETPKKRKKKRVNAFMDGDENAIDYSDDDPEDEDSYEADPALSYDEDNPDDEKSEVEAYDAEINEIAPDDLGEEVELNEEDEDYSDDEVDGEDEE; the protein is encoded by the coding sequence TTGGAATTAGAAGTATTTGCTGGACAAGAAAAAAGTGAACTTTCTATGATTGAAGTAGCGCGTGCTATCTTAGAAACACGTGGTCGCAATCATGAAATGTATTTTAATGATCTTGTCAATGAAATTCAAAATTACCTTGAAAAATCAAATAGTGATATTCGTGAAGCCTTGCCACTTTTTTATACAGAGCTAAATGTAGACGGCAGTTTCATTCCTCTTGGAGATAACAAATGGGGCTTGCGTTCATGGTATGCGATTGACGAGGTGGATGAAGAAATTATCACACTTGAAGAAGACGATGAAGAAACTCCGAAGAAACGGAAGAAGAAACGTGTGAACGCCTTTATGGACGGTGATGAAAATGCTATTGATTACAGTGATGATGATCCAGAGGATGAAGACTCATACGAAGCTGATCCTGCTCTAAGTTACGACGAGGACAATCCGGACGACGAGAAGAGTGAAGTTGAAGCGTATGATGCTGAAATCAATGAAATCGCACCTGATGATTTAGGTGAAGAAGTCGAACTCAATGAAGAGGACGAAGATTATTCTGACGATGAAGTAGATGGAGAAGATGAAGAATAG
- a CDS encoding CTP synthase, protein MATKYIFVTGGVVSSIGKGIVAASLGRLLKNRGLKVTIQKFDPYINIDPGTMSPYQHGEVFVTDDGAETDLDLGHYERFIDINLNKYSNVTTGKIYSEVLRKERKGEYLGATVQVIPHITDALKEKIKRAATTTDSDVIITEVGGTVGDIESLPFLEALRQMKADVGADNVMYIHTTLLPYLKAAGEMKTKPTQHSVKELRGLGIQPNMLVIRTEKPAGQNIKNKLAQFCDVAPEAVIESLDVEHLYQIPLNLQAQNMDQIVCDHLKLDVPEADMTDWSAMVDKVMNLKKQVKIALVGKYVELPDAYISVVEALKHSGYANDAEIKLNWVNANDVTTENVAELLKDADGIIVPGGFGHRGTEGKIATIQYARENDVPMLGICLGMQLTCVEFARHVLGFEDANSSELNPDTKHPVIDLMRDQIDVEDMGGTLRLGLYPSKLKRGSKAAAAYDNQEVVQRRHRHRYEFNNEFRQQFEDAGFVFSGVSPDNRLVEIVEIPENQFFVACQYHPELSSRPNRPEGLYMAFVTAAVENSEK, encoded by the coding sequence ATGGCAACAAAATATATTTTTGTTACAGGTGGTGTAGTTAGTTCGATCGGTAAAGGGATTGTGGCAGCAAGTCTTGGTCGTCTCTTGAAAAACCGTGGCCTTAAGGTGACTATTCAAAAGTTTGACCCATATATCAATATTGACCCAGGAACGATGAGTCCTTACCAACACGGGGAAGTGTTTGTGACGGACGACGGTGCAGAGACAGACTTGGATCTGGGGCACTATGAACGCTTTATTGATATTAACCTAAATAAATATTCAAATGTCACAACAGGTAAGATTTATAGTGAAGTTCTTCGCAAAGAACGTAAAGGTGAGTATCTTGGAGCAACTGTCCAGGTCATTCCACACATTACAGACGCTTTAAAAGAAAAGATTAAACGTGCTGCAACGACAACAGACTCTGATGTGATTATTACAGAAGTGGGAGGGACTGTTGGAGATATCGAAAGCTTGCCATTCTTAGAAGCGCTTCGTCAAATGAAGGCAGATGTCGGAGCGGACAATGTGATGTATATTCACACGACCTTGCTTCCTTATCTGAAAGCAGCTGGGGAAATGAAAACCAAACCAACTCAACACTCTGTAAAAGAATTGCGTGGTCTGGGTATTCAACCGAATATGCTGGTCATTCGCACTGAAAAGCCAGCAGGTCAAAATATTAAAAATAAATTAGCGCAATTTTGTGACGTAGCACCAGAAGCAGTGATTGAGTCGCTAGATGTGGAACATTTGTATCAAATTCCGCTGAATTTGCAAGCACAAAACATGGACCAAATCGTTTGTGATCACTTGAAGTTGGACGTGCCAGAAGCGGATATGACAGATTGGTCTGCTATGGTTGATAAAGTCATGAACTTGAAGAAACAAGTGAAAATTGCGCTTGTTGGGAAATATGTGGAGTTGCCAGATGCGTATATCTCTGTTGTAGAAGCTCTCAAGCACTCTGGTTATGCCAATGATGCAGAAATCAAGCTGAATTGGGTCAATGCGAATGATGTCACAACGGAAAATGTCGCCGAATTGTTGAAAGATGCAGACGGGATTATTGTGCCAGGTGGATTTGGTCATCGCGGAACCGAAGGAAAGATTGCGACCATTCAATATGCGCGTGAAAATGATGTGCCAATGCTTGGAATTTGCCTTGGTATGCAGTTGACTTGTGTTGAGTTTGCTCGCCATGTGTTAGGATTTGAAGATGCTAATTCTTCAGAATTAAATCCTGATACGAAGCACCCTGTTATTGATTTGATGCGTGATCAGATTGATGTAGAAGACATGGGAGGAACGCTTCGCTTAGGACTGTATCCATCTAAGTTGAAACGTGGTTCCAAAGCCGCTGCAGCTTATGACAATCAAGAAGTTGTGCAGCGTCGTCACCGCCACCGTTATGAATTTAACAATGAATTCCGTCAACAATTTGAAGACGCAGGATTTGTCTTCTCAGGAGTTTCACCTGATAATCGTCTGGTGGAAATTGTTGAAATTCCAGAAAATCAATTCTTTGTGGCTTGTCAATACCACCCAGAATTATCTAGCCGCCCTAATCGTCCAGAAGGACTTTATATGGCTTTTGTCACAGCTGCGGTTGAAAATAGTGAAAAATAA
- a CDS encoding B3/B4 domain-containing protein, translating into MKFILDESLVALGIKNVVIGIAKNVDPHAPLSASFLEKQKEMEKWVLKCDVDEVSDDAVIQGYKDLLQSVGRSVKKNPPTVLALIRNIRHRGSIPHINSIIDIYNVESLHSLLAIGGHDLDKIEEQIEFTVSQNEDVFLPILSTEKHVSPTDYVYRDKKGILAWLDVRDGEHYKFDDETKNAIFIIQGNAHTSVEMRLEALKRIEKDLAECMPNLDFETYVIHPEGK; encoded by the coding sequence ATGAAGTTTATACTTGATGAAAGTCTCGTAGCGCTTGGAATTAAAAATGTGGTAATTGGCATTGCCAAAAATGTAGATCCACATGCGCCTTTATCCGCTTCATTTTTGGAAAAGCAAAAAGAAATGGAAAAGTGGGTCTTGAAATGCGATGTGGATGAAGTGTCTGATGATGCAGTCATTCAAGGCTACAAAGATTTGTTGCAAAGTGTTGGTCGCAGTGTCAAGAAGAATCCTCCCACTGTTTTGGCGCTTATTCGGAATATTCGACATCGTGGTTCTATTCCGCATATTAACAGTATTATTGATATTTACAATGTCGAATCTTTGCATTCTTTACTAGCTATTGGTGGACATGATTTGGATAAAATAGAGGAGCAGATAGAGTTTACTGTTAGCCAAAATGAAGACGTTTTTCTGCCGATTTTATCTACGGAAAAACACGTTTCTCCCACGGATTACGTCTATCGTGACAAGAAAGGTATTCTAGCGTGGTTGGACGTTCGTGATGGAGAACATTATAAATTTGATGATGAGACAAAGAATGCTATTTTTATCATTCAAGGAAATGCTCATACATCTGTTGAAATGCGTTTAGAAGCACTCAAGCGCATTGAGAAAGATTTGGCAGAATGTATGCCGAATCTGGATTTTGAAACGTATGTCATTCACCCAGAGGGGAAATAA